Below is a genomic region from Enterobacter hormaechei subsp. xiangfangensis.
GGCTGATCCTGACCCGAAGCCTGCCGCTGCCGCCGCAGGATTTTTCCCGCTACGCGCCGGACGACACCCTGCCCGCCTTCGGCCTACTGCACCAGAGCGCACCGCTGAATAAACCGGTGATCCTGTCAAACTCCTTCGCGTTTGGCGGCAACAACGCCAGCCTTCTGCTGGGGAGAGTATGATGCACTACTTACCTCCCGGGGATTATCTTCCTCACGACACGCCGATGCTGCTGCTTGAGAGCGTGGAAAGCGTCACCGATGACCGCGCCGTTTGCAGCGTGACGGTGAACGAACGGGGCGTTCTGGCCCCGTTCCTGGACGCGGACGGCAACCTGCCTGGCTGGTTTGCGCTGGAGCTGATGGCCCAGACCGTGGGCGTCTGGTCTGAATGGCACCGGATGCAAAAAGGGCTGCCGCACTGTGCGCTGGGCATGGTGCTGGGCGCGCGCGAGCTGGTGTGCGACGCAGGGCATTTTGCCGCAGGCAGCACGCTGACCATCACCATCGAACGTCTGATGCAGGATGAACGCTTTGGCAGCTTCGAGTGCACCATTCATGCGGATAGTGTCCCCCTCGCCACGGGACGCGTGAACACCTTCCAGCCGAGCGAGGAAGAATTAACCACACTTTTCAACCAGGGAACACCATCATGAGATCCGTACTGGTCACTGGCGCCAGCAAAGGCATTGGCCGCGCTATCGCCCTTCAGCTTGCGGCGGACGGTTTCACCGTCGGCGTGCATTACCATCGTGATGAAGCGGGCGCGCAGGAGACGCTGGAAGCGATTATCCAGGCAGGCGGCGCGGGCCGTTTACTCACCTTCGACGTGGGCAACCGCGAGCAGTGCCGCACGGTGCTGGAACAGGAGATCGCTGACCACGGCGCGTGGTATGGCGTGGTCAGTAACGCCGGTATTACCCGCGACGGCGCATTTCCTGCGCTCAGCGACGATGACTGGGACAGCGTGATCCACACCAATCTCGACAGTTTTTATAACGTCATTCATCCCTGCATTATGCCGATGATCGGCACCCGCAAGGGCGGGCGGATCATCACCCTGTCGTCGGTGTCAGGCATTATGGGCAACCGTGGGCAGGTGAACTACAGCGCGGCGAAAGCCGGGATCATCGGCGCCACCAAAGCGCTCGCCACCGAGCTGGCAAAACGCAAAATCACCGTCAACTGCATCGCGCCGGGGCTGATCGATACCGGCATGATCGAGATGGACGAAGCCGCACTGCACGCGGCGATGTCGATGATCCCGATGCAGCGTATGGGCCAGGCCGAGGAGGTCGCGGGGCTGGCGAGTTACCTGATGTCGGATAAAGCAGGCTATGTGACGCGTCAGGTGATTTCGATTAACGGAGGCATGCTATGACCCGCCGGGTAGTGATTACGGGCATGGGCGGCGTCACCGCGTTCGGCGAGGACTGGCCGACCATCTCGCGC
It encodes:
- a CDS encoding 3-ketoacyl-ACP reductase FabG2, giving the protein MMRSVLVTGASKGIGRAIALQLAADGFTVGVHYHRDEAGAQETLEAIIQAGGAGRLLTFDVGNREQCRTVLEQEIADHGAWYGVVSNAGITRDGAFPALSDDDWDSVIHTNLDSFYNVIHPCIMPMIGTRKGGRIITLSSVSGIMGNRGQVNYSAAKAGIIGATKALATELAKRKITVNCIAPGLIDTGMIEMDEAALHAAMSMIPMQRMGQAEEVAGLASYLMSDKAGYVTRQVISINGGML
- a CDS encoding 3-hydroxy-fatty acyl-ACP dehydratase — its product is MHYLPPGDYLPHDTPMLLLESVESVTDDRAVCSVTVNERGVLAPFLDADGNLPGWFALELMAQTVGVWSEWHRMQKGLPHCALGMVLGARELVCDAGHFAAGSTLTITIERLMQDERFGSFECTIHADSVPLATGRVNTFQPSEEELTTLFNQGTPS